From a single Dendropsophus ebraccatus isolate aDenEbr1 chromosome 8, aDenEbr1.pat, whole genome shotgun sequence genomic region:
- the LOC138799177 gene encoding uncharacterized protein produces MAAGRKRDPVWEYFNEAPSPIGKAGMRAKCKRCNKEMQGLVARMRQHHEKCGDEDDQRNTSEQAGSSGEFMDSGNYPPPRSPSSCSTVSELSIQDSASLAAASSSSSDTHSHISSSPKRKKKPLPPGTTIDRFVIRTSRLEKELIDEKIAQFIYATNSSFRLTENPHFINMVQSLRPGYSPPSRADVAGKLLDQVYDREMEQCAPALEGKIVNLSIDGWSNVHNDPIVCACITTEEGKVFLAQTTDTSGNAHTAEYLKEVAVKAITTCEQKFKCLVRSLVTDNAANVSKMRRDLEEQGGNTKLIITYSCSAHLLHLLAKDLSVPEIKANVVEIAKYFLNNHFAAAALKRMGGTKLTLPQDVRWNSVVDCFEQYIKNWPILMTLCEENRDKIDGTVTAKILNIGLKRNVEHMLSFLKPISQALNKIQKNSCFIADAVEIWKELSEHLKTELHMDRVQLQAVNKRMGQALTPAHFLANIVNIQYQGQNLSAEEEELAMTWVSSNHPSLMPTIINFRAKGEPFKKYMFAEDILRKVTPVNWWKSLKRLDLETVQVVISLLTAVASSGGVERIFSSFGRLIHSKLRNRLGPNKAGKLVFLFQIMNRNKEEDDDEDDDNSLTLMSVRSFL; encoded by the exons ATGGCAGCAGGCCGTAAAAGAGACCCAGTTTGGGAATATTTTAATGAAGCTCCTTCGCCTATCGGTAAGGCAGGCATGCGTGCAAAATGCAAACGATGCAACAAAGAGATGCAAGGCCTGGTGGCGCGAATGAGGCAACATCATGAGAAGTGCGGTGATGAAGATGACCAAAGAAACACTTCTGAACAGGCAGGATCTTCAG ggGAATTCATGGATTCTGGAAACTACCCACCTCCAAGATCACCATCATCCTGTTCTACAGTTTCAGAGTTATCCATCCAGGATAGTGCTTCattagcagcagcatcatcatcatcatcagacacccaCAGCCACATATCATCATCACCCAAAAGGAAGAAAAAACCTTTACCTCCTGGAACCACCATAGATAGGTTTGTGATAAGAACTAGCAGATTAGAAAAAGAGTTGATTGATGAAAAAATTGCCCAGTTTATTTATGCAACAAACTCTTCTTTCCGTCTGACTGAGAACCCACATTTCATTAATATGGTTCAGTCACTGAGACCAGGATACAGTCCACCCAGCAGAGCTGATGTTGCAGGGAAACTGCTGGATCAAGTGTATGACAGAGAAATGGAGCAATGTGCACCAGCTCTGGAGGGTAAAATTGTTAACCTAAGTATTGATGGGTGGAGTAATGTCCACAATGATCCTATTGTATGTGCTTGTATAACAACAGAAGAAGGTAAAGTCTTCCTTGCACAAACAACTGATACGTCAGGAAATGCACACACAGCAGAATACTTAAAAGAAGTGGCAGTAAAAGCTATAACGACATGTGAACAAAAATTCAAGTGTCTAGTACGCAGTTTGGTCACTGACAATGCTGCAAATGTATCCAAGATGAGAAGAGATTTAGAAGAGCAGGGAGGGAATACAAAGCTGATAATAACATATAGTTGCAGTGCTCATTTGCTGCACCTCTTAGCCAAAGACTTAAGTGTTCCAGAAATAAAGGCTAATGTTGTTGAAATTGCTAAATACTTCCTTAATAATCATTTTGCTGCAGCAGCTCTGAAAAGGATGGGTGGAACCAAGCTAACGCTCCCACAAGATGTTAGATGGAACTCTGTGGTGGACTGTTTTGAGCAGTATATCAAAAACTGGCCTATTCTGATGACACTTTGTGAAGAAAATCGAGATAAAATAGATGGCACTGTCACGGCCAAAATCCTCAACATTGGGCTTAAGAGAAATGTTGAACATATGCTGAGCTTCCTGAAACCCATCTCTCAAGCTTTaaacaaaatacagaaaaatagcTGTTTTATTGCGGATGCTGTCGAAATTTGGAAGGAACTGAGTGAACACTTAAAAACAGAACTACACATGGACAGAGTTCAATTACAAGCAGTAAACAAACGAATGGgacaagcactgactccagctcATTTTTTGGCAAACATTGTCAATATCCAATATCAGGGTCAAAACCTAAGTGCTGAGGAAGAGGAGTTAGCTATGACATGGGTATCCAGCAATCATCCATCTTTAATGCCAACTATAATAAACTTCAGAGCTAAGGGGGAACCATTCAAGAAATATATGTTTGCTGAAGATATTTTAAGGAAGGTCACACCAGTAAACTGGTGGAAGTCACTTAAGCGCTTGGATTTAGAGACTGTTCAAGTAGTGATTTCACTTTTAACAGCAGTAGCTTCTTCTGGAGGTGTTGAAAGAATATTCTCTTCCTTTGGACGACTCATTCATTCTAAATTGAGAAATCGGTTGGGACCCAATAAAGCAGGAAAGCTTGTTTTTCTTTTCCAGATTATGAATAGGAacaaagaagaagatgatgatgaagatgacgaCAA CTCCCTCACATTGATGTCAGTAAGAAGCTTCCTATGA